Proteins from a genomic interval of Clostridium cochlearium:
- the jag gene encoding RNA-binding cell elongation regulator Jag/EloR yields the protein MKTIDMTGRTVDDAVKNALNELNLTEDKVDIEVLDEGSKGLFNLIGARPAKVRITVKRDCAYEAKSFLKSILDNMGIKAEIRIKEEENTLKIHMNGPDMGILIGYRGETLDALQYLISLTINKDRNDDYKRVILDTENYRKKREETIKRLAIKIANKAIRTGKVVKLEPMNPYERRIIHSVLQNNPDVQTYSEGEEPYRRVVVDLKKA from the coding sequence TTGAAGACAATTGATATGACAGGAAGAACAGTGGATGATGCCGTTAAAAATGCATTAAATGAATTAAATTTAACTGAGGACAAAGTAGATATAGAAGTTTTAGATGAAGGCAGTAAAGGATTATTTAATTTAATTGGTGCAAGACCAGCTAAAGTTAGAATAACTGTTAAAAGGGACTGTGCATATGAAGCTAAATCTTTTTTGAAAAGTATTTTAGATAATATGGGGATAAAAGCAGAAATAAGAATAAAAGAAGAAGAAAATACATTAAAAATACATATGAATGGTCCTGATATGGGTATACTTATTGGGTATAGAGGTGAAACTTTAGACGCTCTTCAATATTTAATTAGTTTAACTATAAATAAAGATCGTAATGATGATTATAAAAGAGTCATATTAGATACAGAAAACTATAGAAAAAAAAGAGAAGAGACTATTAAAAGATTAGCTATTAAAATAGCAAATAAAGCTATAAGAACGGGTAAAGTTGTTAAATTAGAACCAATGAATCCCTATGAAAGAAGAATAATTCACTCTGTTTTGCAAAACAATCCAGATGTGCAAACCTATAGTGAAGGAGAAGAGCCTTATAGAAGAGTTGTTGTAGATTTGAAGAAAGCCTAA